The following proteins are co-located in the Candidatus Accumulibacter cognatus genome:
- a CDS encoding cation transporter → MSDPHLQHGHDHDRHGEHAHHHVDTGPRLLWALLLTLGFAGVEAATGFWSGSLALLGDAGHMVTDSASLGLAAFAAWLAQRPPTQRHTYGYGRVETLAALLNVVFMVLVVVGISVAAVGRILDPAAVNGTAVTLVAAFGLALNIAVAWLLMHGEQTMNTRGALLHVLGDLLGSVAALVSGAVVMWTGWTTIDPLLSILICALMLASSLRLLREVLQALMEGVPPSLSTEQIGGVLAGIAGVASVHDLHIWTLSSKRVALSAHLVVESLEQWPTVLAASRHALAEQGIAHVTLQPEPLTNTVRWLPIPEKLRQQNAGASR, encoded by the coding sequence ATGAGCGATCCCCACCTTCAGCACGGCCATGACCACGATCGGCACGGTGAGCATGCGCATCATCATGTGGACACAGGCCCGCGCCTGCTCTGGGCCTTGCTGCTGACGCTCGGCTTTGCCGGGGTCGAGGCAGCGACCGGCTTCTGGTCGGGATCGCTGGCATTGCTGGGTGATGCCGGGCACATGGTCACCGACAGCGCCTCACTCGGACTGGCGGCCTTTGCGGCCTGGCTCGCGCAACGCCCGCCGACGCAACGACACACATACGGCTATGGTCGGGTTGAGACTCTGGCGGCGCTGCTCAATGTCGTTTTCATGGTGCTGGTGGTGGTCGGCATCTCGGTTGCCGCCGTCGGTCGCATTCTCGATCCTGCCGCGGTCAATGGCACTGCGGTCACCCTGGTGGCGGCGTTCGGCCTGGCCCTCAACATCGCCGTCGCCTGGTTGCTGATGCACGGCGAGCAGACGATGAACACGCGCGGCGCCCTGCTGCACGTTCTCGGCGATCTGCTAGGTTCGGTGGCGGCGCTGGTCTCCGGTGCCGTCGTGATGTGGACCGGCTGGACTACCATCGATCCCCTGCTCTCGATCCTGATTTGCGCGCTGATGCTGGCGTCGAGCCTGCGTCTGTTGCGCGAAGTCCTGCAGGCGCTGATGGAAGGCGTGCCGCCGAGCCTGTCGACCGAGCAGATCGGAGGGGTGCTGGCTGGCATCGCGGGTGTTGCCTCGGTGCACGACCTGCATATCTGGACCTTGTCGTCTAAGCGCGTTGCCCTTTCGGCACATCTCGTCGTTGAGTCACTCGAACAATGGCCGACGGTCCTCGCCGCCAGTCGGCATGCGCTGGCCGAGCAGGGCATTGCGCACGTGACGCTGCAGCCGGAACCCTTGACCAATACCGTACGCTGGCTGCCTATCCCCGAGAAACTCCGTCAGCAGAATGCCGGGGCCTCCCGATGA
- a CDS encoding sulfatase-like hydrolase/transferase produces MPQLPTRDSIKRFFLLTGLWVLLHVSAFTNDQGYSTLAVALWTLATTVSYTFLYLLPALIPGYLLHRLLLQRPATRVGVATLALLLIGLTGMIHVLLFADRVIYGMYGFHINGFVLDLVFTPGGIASLGASRSTELTASLVVIALLALQAATYFWATRRAAQSRPSRWTPRAGWVLLAILSFAVGERVAYGFSAAANYQPILFASERYPLYLPTTFRKLASRLGISGAPEGAGGVHIKNGVLSYPLLPLRVEPPARPLNIVWLAVESLRYDMLDRTIMPQLWDFSGNALRLGNHYSGGNTTQMGIFSMFYGLYGNYWFPMQAARRSPLLMDVLQQQNYQFSLHTSQSFTYPPFQETVFANMNPADMHALSDGPPPWQRDRQNIDDILRFIDTRDKTRPFMTYMFFEGTHANYTFPPESVIARPYLEDFNYLSADFAQQMVPIKNRYINAAHHVDHLIGRVITHLRERKLLDDTIIIVLGDHGEEFMERKRWGHAADFNRFQTSTPGVLWIPGQQARTISGISSHLDIPATLMPLLGVRNPPADYSLGQNLLAPDFHRDYAVAAGWNRIAYLGEKFKISFPVNAAGAVRDEVLDEDDHPVSDRERAKNEIQAAMVEMMNNLTRFSRPKG; encoded by the coding sequence CTGCCTCAATTGCCCACTCGCGACAGCATCAAGCGCTTTTTTCTCCTGACTGGACTGTGGGTGCTGCTGCACGTCAGTGCCTTCACCAATGATCAGGGCTACAGCACGCTCGCGGTGGCACTGTGGACGCTGGCAACCACGGTCAGTTACACCTTCCTGTACCTGCTGCCAGCACTGATTCCGGGCTACCTGCTGCACCGGCTGCTGTTGCAGCGCCCGGCGACGCGCGTCGGGGTGGCCACTCTGGCACTGCTGCTGATCGGCCTGACCGGAATGATTCACGTGCTCCTGTTCGCCGACCGGGTAATTTATGGAATGTACGGATTCCACATCAATGGCTTTGTTCTCGACTTGGTGTTCACCCCCGGCGGAATTGCCTCGCTCGGGGCCAGTCGCAGTACCGAACTGACCGCAAGTCTGGTGGTCATCGCGCTACTGGCGTTGCAGGCGGCAACTTACTTCTGGGCGACGCGTCGCGCAGCCCAGTCGCGCCCGTCTCGCTGGACCCCGCGTGCAGGCTGGGTGCTGCTGGCCATCCTCAGCTTCGCGGTCGGCGAGCGCGTCGCCTATGGTTTCAGCGCCGCAGCCAACTACCAGCCGATTCTTTTTGCCAGTGAGCGCTACCCGCTTTACCTTCCGACCACCTTTCGCAAGTTGGCGTCCCGGTTGGGCATCAGTGGCGCTCCCGAGGGTGCCGGCGGAGTGCATATCAAGAACGGCGTCCTGAGTTATCCGCTCCTCCCGCTACGCGTCGAGCCGCCTGCACGCCCGCTCAACATCGTCTGGCTGGCCGTCGAATCGCTGCGCTACGACATGCTGGACCGCACAATCATGCCGCAGCTCTGGGATTTTTCCGGAAATGCGCTGCGCCTCGGGAACCACTACAGTGGCGGCAACACCACTCAGATGGGCATCTTCTCGATGTTCTATGGACTGTACGGCAACTATTGGTTTCCGATGCAGGCGGCGCGCCGATCGCCTCTGCTGATGGATGTGCTGCAGCAACAGAACTATCAGTTCAGCCTGCATACCAGCCAGAGTTTTACCTATCCGCCGTTTCAGGAGACGGTTTTCGCGAACATGAACCCGGCCGACATGCATGCGCTGTCCGATGGTCCGCCGCCGTGGCAGCGTGACCGGCAGAACATCGACGACATCCTCCGGTTCATCGATACCCGCGACAAGACGCGGCCATTCATGACCTACATGTTTTTCGAGGGTACGCATGCCAATTACACTTTTCCGCCCGAGAGTGTCATTGCTCGCCCGTATCTTGAGGACTTCAACTATCTGTCGGCCGACTTCGCGCAGCAGATGGTGCCGATCAAGAACCGCTACATCAACGCCGCCCACCATGTCGACCATCTGATCGGGCGTGTCATCACGCATCTGCGTGAAAGGAAACTGCTCGACGACACGATCATTATCGTTCTTGGCGATCACGGCGAGGAATTCATGGAACGCAAGCGCTGGGGGCACGCTGCCGACTTCAATCGTTTTCAGACCAGCACACCGGGCGTCCTGTGGATTCCTGGTCAGCAGGCACGTACCATCAGCGGCATCAGCAGCCATCTCGATATCCCGGCAACGCTGATGCCCTTGCTTGGCGTCAGAAATCCGCCAGCTGATTATTCGCTCGGACAGAATCTGCTGGCGCCTGACTTCCATCGCGATTACGCTGTTGCGGCTGGCTGGAACCGTATCGCCTACCTCGGCGAAAAATTCAAGATCTCGTTCCCGGTGAATGCAGCGGGTGCAGTTCGCGACGAAGTGCTCGATGAAGACGACCACCCGGTCAGCGATCGTGAACGCGCAAAAAACGAGATCCAAGCGGCGATGGTCGAGATGATGAACAATCTGACCCGCTTCAGCCGTCCGAAAGGGTAG
- a CDS encoding type II toxin-antitoxin system RatA family toxin: MATHRESRAIALPPEWLFDIVADVERYPEFLPLMRAARIVRRYPEAYETEQTLALGLLLHRFHTRTELARPSSITIVSNDRSFCRFDVRWGFSPLADDHCHVDFALDCTTRSLFLRPVVEMLILPMAASMVTAFEARAHALAAKAGPLPVAATGDASQPVSDADGGSSP, from the coding sequence ATGGCAACCCATCGTGAGAGCCGCGCCATTGCACTACCGCCGGAGTGGTTGTTCGATATCGTTGCCGATGTCGAACGATATCCCGAATTCCTGCCGCTGATGCGTGCAGCGAGGATCGTCCGACGTTATCCCGAGGCTTACGAAACCGAACAGACCCTGGCCCTGGGGCTGTTGCTGCATCGCTTCCACACACGCACCGAACTTGCCCGACCAAGTAGCATCACCATCGTTTCCAACGATCGCTCGTTCTGCCGCTTCGACGTCCGCTGGGGATTTTCACCGCTTGCTGACGATCACTGCCACGTCGACTTCGCGCTCGACTGCACGACCCGCTCGTTGTTCCTCAGGCCGGTCGTCGAAATGCTGATCCTGCCGATGGCTGCCAGCATGGTCACTGCTTTCGAGGCCCGAGCCCACGCTCTGGCTGCAAAGGCTGGACCATTGCCGGTGGCAGCGACAGGGGATGCCAGTCAACCGGTATCAGACGCCGATGGCGGGTCGAGTCCCTGA
- a CDS encoding glutamine--tRNA ligase/YqeY domain fusion protein, producing the protein MSQEPNSQAASPPALASTHFIRNIIEADLATGKYAARRWSGHPGPAEQQLAGPLDRAQIRTRFPPEPNGYLHFGHAKSICLNFGLAQDFGGRCHLRFDDTNPEKEEQEYVDSIIDSVRWLGYSWEDPVCEGLSDAECNLYFASNYFDWMIEFAEYLIRSGHAYVESQSAEEMRSSRGTLTEAGTNSPFRERSVEENLDLFRRMQNGEFPDGAHILRAKIDMAAANINLRDPAIYRIRHASHHNTGDRWCVYPMYTYAHPIEDALENITHSICTLEFADQRPFYDWLLERLAEGGLLQRPLPQQIEFSRLNLTYIVLSKRKLIQLVEEQHVAGWDDPRLPTLVGARRRGYPAAGFRLFAERLGASRSDSLIEYSQLEDTMREVLNESTERRVAVLDPLKLIIDNYPADQSEDCFAPNHPLKPELGKRAMPFGRELWIEREDFMEQPSKGYHRLYPGNLARLRYGYVLRCIGCDHDENGTLIAVHCEYLPDSKSGTPGADNYKVKGNLHWVAVDRAFLAEVRLYDRLFAVPSPGARRTGDPDDVERDFRDDLNPDSIRVIRAWLEPALQHARPEESFQFERHGYFVADRVDSREGAPVFNRTMTLRDSWSSKPSQRS; encoded by the coding sequence GTGAGCCAGGAGCCCAATAGCCAGGCGGCGAGTCCGCCAGCACTCGCCAGCACCCATTTCATCCGCAATATCATCGAGGCCGATCTCGCTACCGGCAAATACGCAGCACGCCGATGGTCGGGTCATCCCGGCCCTGCCGAACAGCAACTTGCCGGACCGCTTGACAGGGCGCAAATCCGCACGCGCTTTCCGCCCGAACCCAATGGCTATCTGCACTTCGGCCATGCCAAGTCGATCTGCCTCAACTTCGGCTTGGCGCAGGATTTCGGCGGTCGTTGTCACCTTCGCTTTGACGATACCAATCCGGAAAAGGAAGAGCAGGAATACGTGGATTCGATCATCGATTCGGTACGCTGGCTCGGCTATTCCTGGGAAGACCCGGTCTGCGAAGGCCTGTCGGACGCGGAGTGCAATCTTTATTTTGCCTCCAACTACTTCGACTGGATGATCGAGTTCGCCGAATACCTGATCCGTAGCGGCCACGCCTATGTCGAGAGCCAGAGCGCCGAAGAGATGCGCAGCAGTCGCGGCACGCTCACTGAAGCGGGGACCAACTCGCCTTTTCGCGAGCGCAGTGTCGAGGAGAACCTGGACCTTTTCAGGCGCATGCAGAATGGCGAATTTCCGGACGGCGCACATATCCTGCGCGCGAAGATTGACATGGCGGCAGCGAACATCAACCTGCGCGACCCGGCGATCTACCGCATTCGCCACGCCAGCCATCACAACACCGGCGATCGCTGGTGCGTCTATCCGATGTATACCTACGCTCACCCCATCGAAGACGCACTGGAGAACATCACCCACTCGATATGCACACTCGAATTCGCCGACCAGCGCCCGTTCTACGATTGGCTGCTCGAGCGTCTGGCGGAAGGCGGGCTGCTGCAGCGCCCGCTGCCGCAGCAGATCGAATTCTCGCGCCTTAACCTGACCTACATCGTGCTTTCGAAGCGCAAGCTGATTCAGCTCGTCGAGGAGCAGCATGTCGCCGGCTGGGACGATCCGCGTTTACCAACCTTGGTTGGCGCGCGCCGCCGCGGATATCCGGCGGCGGGTTTTCGCCTGTTTGCCGAGCGTCTCGGCGCATCGCGCTCTGATTCGCTGATCGAGTACTCGCAACTCGAAGACACCATGCGCGAAGTGTTGAACGAGTCGACCGAGCGCCGCGTCGCCGTTCTCGATCCCCTCAAGCTGATCATCGACAATTATCCCGCCGACCAGAGTGAAGACTGTTTCGCGCCCAACCATCCGCTCAAACCTGAATTGGGCAAGCGCGCAATGCCCTTTGGCCGGGAACTGTGGATCGAGCGCGAAGACTTCATGGAGCAGCCGAGCAAGGGCTACCATCGCCTTTACCCAGGCAATCTCGCTCGGCTGCGCTACGGCTATGTGCTCAGGTGCATCGGCTGCGACCATGACGAAAACGGCACTCTGATCGCCGTACATTGCGAATACCTGCCCGATTCAAAAAGCGGCACTCCAGGTGCCGACAACTACAAGGTCAAGGGCAATCTGCACTGGGTTGCAGTCGACCGGGCCTTTCTTGCCGAAGTGCGGCTCTATGATCGGCTGTTCGCGGTTCCCTCTCCAGGCGCCAGACGTACGGGCGATCCTGACGATGTCGAACGAGACTTCCGCGACGACCTTAATCCGGACAGCATCCGGGTCATCCGGGCCTGGCTCGAACCTGCACTACAGCATGCCCGACCGGAAGAGAGCTTCCAGTTTGAACGCCATGGTTATTTCGTTGCCGATCGCGTCGACTCGCGGGAAGGCGCGCCGGTTTTCAACCGCACCATGACGCTCAGGGACTCATGGTCGAGCAAACCCAGCCAACGCAGCTAG
- a CDS encoding GDP-L-fucose synthase — MTPARIYVAGHCGMVGSAIVRTLQQRGTATLITCTHAELDLTQQAAVRAFFEAERPEQVYLAAAKVGGIHANQTYPAEFIYQNLMIETHIIHEAWRVGVQKLLFLGSSCIYPRLAAQPIPEEALLTGTLEATNEPYAIAKIAGIKLCESYNRQYGTDYRSVMPTNLYGPGDHYDLQNSHVIPAMIRKLHLAKLAADHNWPAIQGDETRNGPIPQDLKRQLQDICTSALEPCLSFWGTGTPRREFLYVDDLAEASVHIMNLDQTTYKAHTQPMLSHINVGTGEEISIRELAETVAQVVGYTGRIEFDPSQPDGTPRKRMDVSRMHTLGCQATLGLEEGLGKAYTDFLAREARA; from the coding sequence ATGACGCCTGCCCGAATCTACGTCGCCGGCCACTGCGGCATGGTCGGCTCGGCCATTGTTCGCACCCTGCAGCAACGCGGCACAGCGACGCTGATCACTTGCACACACGCTGAACTTGATCTCACCCAGCAGGCCGCCGTGCGCGCCTTCTTTGAAGCGGAAAGACCAGAACAGGTGTACCTTGCCGCTGCCAAAGTCGGCGGCATTCACGCCAACCAGACCTACCCGGCCGAATTCATTTACCAGAACCTGATGATCGAGACCCACATCATTCATGAAGCCTGGCGAGTTGGCGTGCAGAAACTCCTCTTTCTCGGCAGCAGCTGCATCTACCCGCGACTCGCCGCACAGCCGATCCCGGAAGAAGCACTGCTCACCGGTACCCTGGAAGCGACCAACGAACCCTACGCCATCGCCAAGATTGCCGGCATCAAGCTCTGCGAAAGCTACAACCGCCAATACGGCACGGATTACCGCAGCGTGATGCCTACCAACCTCTACGGACCCGGCGATCACTACGACTTGCAGAACAGCCACGTCATCCCGGCGATGATCCGCAAGCTGCACCTCGCCAAGCTTGCCGCCGATCACAACTGGCCTGCGATCCAAGGGGACGAAACCAGAAACGGTCCCATCCCGCAGGACCTCAAGCGCCAGTTGCAAGACATCTGCACTTCGGCCCTGGAGCCTTGCCTGTCCTTCTGGGGAACTGGTACTCCCAGGCGCGAATTCCTCTACGTCGACGACCTGGCCGAGGCGAGCGTGCACATCATGAACCTGGACCAAACCACCTACAAGGCCCACACCCAGCCGATGCTCTCGCACATCAACGTCGGTACTGGCGAGGAAATCAGCATCCGCGAACTGGCCGAAACCGTCGCCCAGGTCGTCGGCTATACCGGCCGCATCGAATTCGACCCGAGTCAACCGGACGGCACACCAAGAAAGCGGATGGATGTCTCGCGTATGCACACCCTGGGCTGTCAAGCCACGCTGGGTCTCGAAGAAGGACTGGGTAAGGCTTATACAGACTTTCTCGCCAGAGAGGCCCGTGCCTGA
- the gmd gene encoding GDP-mannose 4,6-dehydratase, translating into MITSQKVALITGVTGQDGAYLAESLLDKGYQVHGIKRRSSLFNTDRIDHLYQDPHEPGRRFILHHGDLTDSTSLIRIIQEVQPDEIYNLAAQSHVAVSFEEPEYTANADGIGALRMLEAIRILGLEKKSRFYQASTSELYGLVQESPQKETTPFYPRSPYAVAKLYAYWITVNYREAYGIYACNGILFNHESPVRGETFVTRKITRAIARIALGLQDCLYLGNLGALRDWGHARDYVEMQWLMLQQDHPEDFVIATGVQYSVRQFVEFAAAELGMGVLFEGEGVNEIGIVTRVEGDKAKVRPGTVIVRVDPRYFRPTEVETLLGDPRKAREKLGWTPTTSLHELVKEMALADYNSARRDALVKLAGFKAFDHNE; encoded by the coding sequence ATGATTACCTCCCAAAAGGTTGCCCTGATTACCGGCGTGACTGGCCAGGACGGCGCCTATCTGGCTGAATCCCTGCTCGACAAGGGCTACCAAGTGCATGGTATCAAGCGCCGTTCCTCGTTGTTCAATACCGACCGCATCGATCACCTTTATCAGGACCCGCACGAGCCCGGGCGGAGGTTCATTCTCCACCACGGCGACCTCACCGACTCCACCAGTCTGATCCGCATCATCCAGGAGGTGCAACCCGACGAGATCTACAATCTGGCCGCACAAAGCCACGTCGCCGTGAGCTTCGAGGAACCCGAGTATACCGCCAATGCCGATGGCATCGGTGCCCTGCGCATGCTCGAAGCGATTCGCATCCTCGGCTTGGAAAAGAAAAGCCGTTTCTACCAGGCCAGCACCTCGGAGCTCTATGGTCTGGTCCAGGAATCCCCGCAAAAGGAAACCACTCCTTTCTATCCGCGCAGCCCCTACGCCGTCGCCAAGCTCTACGCCTACTGGATCACCGTCAATTACCGCGAGGCCTATGGAATTTATGCCTGCAACGGCATCCTCTTCAACCACGAAAGCCCGGTTCGCGGTGAAACCTTCGTCACCCGCAAGATCACCCGCGCCATCGCCAGGATCGCGCTTGGCCTGCAGGATTGCCTCTATCTTGGCAACCTCGGCGCCCTGCGCGACTGGGGCCACGCCCGCGACTATGTCGAAATGCAGTGGCTGATGTTGCAGCAGGATCATCCTGAAGACTTCGTCATCGCCACGGGTGTGCAATACAGTGTCCGCCAGTTTGTCGAATTCGCCGCAGCCGAACTGGGAATGGGCGTGCTTTTCGAAGGCGAGGGCGTCAATGAGATCGGCATCGTCACCCGGGTGGAGGGCGACAAGGCCAAAGTCAGGCCGGGTACGGTCATCGTCCGGGTGGACCCGCGCTACTTTCGCCCGACGGAAGTCGAGACTCTGCTGGGTGATCCCCGCAAAGCCCGCGAAAAACTCGGCTGGACGCCGACCACCAGCCTGCACGAACTGGTCAAGGAAATGGCACTTGCCGACTACAACTCCGCCAGGCGCGATGCCCTGGTCAAACTGGCCGGTTTCAAGGCCTTCGACCACAACGAATGA
- a CDS encoding FkbM family methyltransferase, translated as MTNTTSLTLLDGVRIVTPDSLELITPYVLREQQDWFEDEIKFLRHLLKPGQKVIDIGANYGVYALCMAKAVGSTGHVWAFEPSSSTASLLAEGIAANSFAQVTLVQSALSSASGTARLSRSPHSELNALVHDLSATTETETVSLVTLDECLETYCWQDIEVIKIDAEGEEANILKGGERFFAQLSPLVQYEIKAGPDLHMHLIEAFAALGYTSYRLVPGLDLLVPFDPEAQIDGFLLNLFCCKPDRAARLAARGVLLDSAGLETAGEPIRELLGIDGSLDVHYWQHAIIGLPYGTQLANEWEVTMNSGGSEEVAHALSLYTLSRDSSLPASARFLALEASFRCLETLCGQQASHLRLASLARVARDYGSRSLAVNALAQLCTTILQQQQVDTSEPFLAPGERFDSIVPGEVIGDWVLAAVLEELERLSSFSSFYTGASALQRLHIIRELGFGSSEMARRLSLLQERLGLPA; from the coding sequence ATGACTAATACCACCTCTCTCACTCTGCTTGACGGGGTCAGGATCGTCACTCCCGACTCGTTGGAACTGATTACTCCGTATGTCTTGCGCGAGCAGCAGGACTGGTTCGAGGATGAAATCAAGTTCCTTCGCCACTTGCTGAAACCAGGTCAGAAGGTTATCGACATTGGTGCCAACTACGGTGTTTATGCCCTGTGCATGGCCAAGGCAGTGGGGTCGACAGGCCATGTTTGGGCCTTTGAGCCAAGCTCCAGCACGGCAAGTCTTCTTGCGGAAGGCATTGCCGCCAACTCTTTCGCGCAGGTGACTCTGGTACAAAGCGCACTCTCGTCTGCGAGTGGTACAGCCCGACTATCGCGGAGCCCACACTCCGAACTGAATGCACTAGTGCATGATCTTTCTGCAACGACCGAGACCGAGACGGTCTCCCTGGTGACGCTTGACGAATGCCTGGAGACTTATTGCTGGCAGGACATCGAGGTCATCAAGATCGACGCCGAGGGCGAGGAGGCCAATATCCTGAAGGGCGGTGAACGCTTCTTCGCGCAGCTGTCACCGCTGGTCCAGTACGAGATCAAGGCGGGACCCGACTTGCACATGCATCTGATAGAAGCCTTTGCGGCACTTGGCTACACTTCCTATCGGCTGGTACCCGGACTCGACCTGTTGGTGCCCTTCGATCCTGAAGCGCAAATCGATGGGTTCCTGCTCAATTTGTTCTGCTGCAAGCCCGACCGCGCCGCACGACTTGCCGCACGCGGTGTTCTGCTTGATTCTGCCGGACTTGAAACTGCGGGAGAGCCGATCAGGGAGCTTCTCGGAATCGATGGCAGTCTAGATGTCCATTACTGGCAGCATGCCATCATCGGATTACCTTACGGTACACAACTCGCGAATGAGTGGGAAGTGACCATGAATTCAGGGGGGAGTGAAGAGGTTGCGCATGCCTTGTCCCTCTATACGCTCAGCCGGGATTCCTCCTTGCCGGCATCGGCGCGTTTTCTTGCGCTGGAAGCCAGTTTCCGCTGCCTCGAGACACTTTGCGGACAGCAGGCTTCGCACCTGCGGCTGGCCAGCCTGGCGCGAGTAGCGAGAGATTACGGCTCAAGATCTCTGGCTGTAAACGCGCTGGCACAACTGTGCACAACGATCCTTCAACAGCAGCAGGTGGACACCAGCGAACCGTTCCTTGCACCGGGTGAACGCTTCGATTCCATCGTACCTGGCGAGGTCATCGGGGACTGGGTATTGGCAGCGGTTCTGGAGGAACTGGAGAGGCTCAGTTCGTTCTCTTCGTTCTACACGGGTGCTTCGGCGTTGCAGCGCCTGCACATCATTCGCGAGTTGGGGTTTGGCAGCAGCGAGATGGCACGCCGTTTGAGCTTGTTACAGGAGCGTCTGGGATTGCCCGCGTAA